A single region of the Oryzias latipes chromosome 21, ASM223467v1 genome encodes:
- the ccdc141 gene encoding coiled-coil domain-containing protein 141 isoform X3 produces the protein MSGQSEETNREAAEESMNLCPFTTLSTIAVQAGQSQIVISVLKSGSRVHLQLVQVQPGLCDVGSNPEENQMLIQEQQQLLEKLKKHENEVLAVVEKKADESKRRSRGVTEQRTSRKWEEKERLKFAMKMSITEGWSLLLHLLERRLEVLNLASDFYRQATEFAASIDRFEGLQVKPGEGGPTARQLSYDTMRKDLLKKSLHLLTSCSILMQELRVLQRSEALQRKGGVLQVTKLKEEEEEVEGSPHSRQVLQRLEELVEELQDRRRRADQAVKLQLRQPADGMEVQKIESDQRLLAQWDCRPTVLQMQDQNLQFESISPVLLSTFNLEETKDSNPGSGPDLCKSVEPRSKCEDFRKFLSGSTSDRKFEIEAYQKPNINTELTGSLDLQAGFSSTFKSLKTADLHSGLGPNVDQGFVLDLIPESTQLQAADQISDWGSSKTEKQQAGSRSLSPKVHRLLTEFREDDFSSGSESNLKLCSRSENKTKKTLQTRTEETNVLETGSRMDPEPGDVREPEVTLKEDRHAPAAATRPLADLLIIMEDDAPEGEGHAHFTLLTNQRQQRLSLLEWLEEKVCRWTQLLSDSWKSEWWLSEAEHALKTHLQLQKHILSADHDVESWEQILGPNKESSKTGPHRHGEVGRQMTFLKALTKRLRGGCVGTSTGPNGVQQTLPESQSLGDADRVGRVLKELQVLRKKTDCRVQLLQSYVGLLRTAQQVDVEMKELREHFQRRKEEDEEEAESGQIEIETLYVEMKKKIDAAEELGDSCIHAATMGSELNSQTLLLMVQQTMKQIGESKLEMEQLRDQEEDARLCREYQKRLSKTLQDLKCVSELLDSCTCVDLGLDLNTSKLLEHFRQARPHFSQLDAEVENMLKSWPKVKQILARLKKLQGDMVEEEDVSKMVKLQGTVKSKIQQSEAILELTSRFHIAAKQLEGLLHAEFRRTSTGFSDVELSRHGERRQQILNLFKTSTALGGDICAAVKSTDWTRFRVEQLEARLLSLDSLCGSWLSEAAQREEELHRDQLTHLLQDSINQLWDSFKELKKCFSNTRFNYLKRNNRTRNLKVVRNQLQQVEVYGEKLQAIRKRVHGVEAQMSLQVKDGGMAQQLEDTINELRKQMGELERSLCEHQKTLDMTSRLHQAMQEYQFWCEEANSTITRVVKFSTECRSPKAISTLHCQLEKFVWPTVPEQEERISQITELAEKLYGVEEGQRYVEKTMKKHCEIVASIRELSRQLVELEAKLKMDEEETQEGESEEQMTEKRKQRDNRSTEEDDGMSELKETGHTPEVTAEDAGKEAFSGKQTSAKREASFPQTFHQDGNGSFTQCFNHSSSLSCSPVTNRRVNTVHSQPQAVTTQPQLTTSASQKTHEMGKAATSCGLNITPAQDSSAEVELQKDAITEDCFSNDEYDCASPDDISLPPLAETPESTMFQSDVEEALCISSHSLRVSRVSCQGQSEQSTAGADTGSVPQQRHSNPTEGCSSPSVCLHSSTSRFKSESSSLAKSPFTLPAPRLFPSTLCTSLTTSEISSDIFSMSREKSIGSPKPSLDLVKPGSSPVCRLNTVDYSSDSNVPDMRSAPPPRETKNTHTSEALNLNLACLQSLNDQDSDLHKCRIHPEDAGLNNSNGTCPQSKTVTCKNTNFTQFFNDREIIPHQDWKYTQNSRESTVEDADPTRTSCPQDRNPSTAVPQSSKAALQIHLPQSYTGSRSRLVQKVLPLQNEVSSDCTPRTKSCTTATTVIKHSVKGQPSIEEIFKLNKSLNHSIRETQMGNVHSSPEAECVSSSKTLSMEQSLQTVCSLNESKSTCQTQPCVHGPSMNHSGSVKPTAPLQPEAQTQALSQQVNPHVSRPAPPHPLTPHQDPDICLPIAVREEIRLTPQIKGPPHPPGSPCFTRPLSQTAMVEGSPVMLEVEVMGHQDPMLTWFKEQEAPPPGDRGKPLLLLFEATQGAGGLLDVQQDSKQPHGVEKRLLDPFDVTLDWHTGFGILCVLLWLFYLILL, from the exons AGAAAGTATGAACCTCTGTCCTTTTACCACGTTGAGCACCATTGCTGTCCAGGCTGGTCAGTCTCAAATTGTCATCTCTGTCTTGAAg AGTGGATCTCGGGTCCACCTTCAGCTGGTCCAAGTCCAGCCAGGACTTTGTGATGTTGGATCAAATCCAGAGGAAAACCAAATGTTGattcaggagcagcagcagctgctggaaaaGCTAAAG AAACACGAGAACGAGGTTTTAGCTGTGGTGGAAAAGAAAGCTGATGAGTCAAAGAGGAGGAGTCGAGGAGTTACAGAGCAAAGGACGAGCAGGAAGTGGGAGGAGAAGGAACGGTTGAAGTTTGCCATGAAAATGTCCATCACAGAAGGATGGTCGCTGCTCCTTCACCTGCTTGAAAGACGGCTTGAAGTCCTGAATCTGGCGTCAGACTTCTACCGTCAAGCCACAGAG TTTGCTGCCAGCATTGACAGATTTGAGGGTCTGCAGGTGAAACCAGGCGAGGGGGGTCCCACTGCGAGGCAGCTCTCCTATGACACCATGAGGAAAG atCTTCTGAAGAAATCCCTTCATCTTTTAACCAGCTGCAGCATTCTGATGCAGGAGCTCAGAGTGCTGCAGAGAAGTGAAGCCCTCCAGAGGAAGGGAGGAGTACTGCAGGTCACAAAAttgaaagaagaggaagaggaggttgAG GGTTCCCCACACAGCAGACAGGTTCTGCAGAGGCTGGAGGAGCtggtggaggagctgcaggatcGCAGGCGGAGGGCAGACCAGGCGGTCAAATTGCAGCTCCGACAGCCAGCTGACGGCATGGAGGTCCAGAAGATCGAGTCTGAT CAGCGGCTTTTGGCCCAGTGGGACTGCCGTCCCACAGTTCTACAGATGCAGGACCAGAACCTTCAGTTTGAGTCTATTTCTCCAGTCCTGTTGTCCACTTTCAATTTAGAGGAAACCAAAGACTCAAATCCAGGATCCGGACCAGACCTATGCAAATCTGTGGAACCCAGAAGCAAGTGTGAGGACTTCAGAAAGTTCCTGTCAGGATCCACGTCAGACCGGAAGTTTGAAATCGAGGCATATCAGAAACCAAACATAAATACAGAGCTGACAGGAAGTCTGGACCTGCAGGCTGGGTTCTCATCCACATTTAAGTCTCTGAAGACTGCAGATCTTCATTCAGGATTAGGACCAAATGTGGACCAAGGTTTTGTGTTAGACCTGATTCCTGAATCTACACAGCTTCAAGCAGCTGATCAGATATCGGACTGGGGATCAAGTAAAACTGAAAAGCAACAAGCTGGGTCAAGATCTCTCAGTCCAAAAGTTCACAGACTACTTACTGAGTTTAGAGAAGACGACTTCAGTTCAGGATCTGAATCAAATCTGAAGCTGTGCTCCAGATCAGAGAACAAAACGAAGAAAACGCTCCAAACCAGAACAGAGGAGACCAACGTTCTGGAGACTGGATCCAGAATGGACCCTGAG CCTGGAGATGTCAGGGAGCCTGAAGTGACCCTCAAAGAGGACCGGCACGCTCCTGCTGCCGCCACCAG ACCTTTGGCAGACCTGCTGATAATAATGGAAGACGATGCTCCAGAAGGGGAAGGACACGCCCACTTCACCCTCCTGACCAATCAGCGGCAGCAGCGTTTGTCTTTATTGGAATGGCTTGAGGAGAAG GTGTGCCGCTGGACGCAGCTGTTATCAGACAGCTGGAAATCTGAATGGTGGCTGTCTGAGGCTGAACACGCACTGAAGACACACCttcaactgcaaaaacacattctg TCTGCAGATCATGACGTTGAGAGCTGGGAACAGATTCTGGGTCCAAACAAAGAATCCAGCAAAACCGGCCCCCACCGCCACGGTGAGGTGGGCAGGCAGATGACCTTTCTGAAGGCCCTGACCAAGCGGCTGAGGGGAGGATGTGTGGGAACCTCCACTGGACCCAACGGTGTTCAGCAAACTCTACCTGAGTCACAGAGTCTTGGTGATGCAGATCGGGTCGGGCGGGTTctgaaggagctgcaggttCTGAGGAAGAAGACCGACTGCCGcgtgcagctgctgcagtcgTATGTCGGCCTCCTCCGTACCGCTCAGCAG GTGGATGTGGAGATGAAGGAGCTCAGGGAGCACTtccagaggaggaaggaggaagatgaagaggaggcagAGTCTGGTCAAATTGAAATTGAGACCCTGTATGTTGAAATgaagaagaagatagacgcAGCTGAGGAACTGGGAGACAGCTGCATCCATGCAGCGACCATG ggaTCAGAGCTGAACTCACAGACACTGCTGCTGATGGTCCAGCAAACTATGAAGCAAATCGGTGAAAGCAAACTGGAAATGGAACAGCTGAGGGATCAGGAGGAGGATGCGAGGCTCTGCAGGGAATACCAGAAGAGACTGAGCAAG ACCTTGCAGGACCTGAAATGTGTCTCTGAACTGCTGGATTCCTGCACCTGCGTGGATCTGGGTTTGGACCTGAACACCTCCAAGCTGCTGGAACACTTCAGACAGGCCAGACCGCATTTCAGT CAGCTAGATGCTGAGGTGGAGAACATGCTGAAGAGCTGGCCAAAAGTGAAACAAATCCTTGCTAGGCTTAAGAAGCTGCAGGGAGacatggtggaggaggaagatgtGTCAAAGATGGTGAAGCTCCAGGGGACGGTGAAGAGTAAGATCCAGCAGAGTGAGGCCATCCTGGAGCTGACGAGCAGATTCCACATCGCAGCTAAGCAG CTGGAAGGGCTGCTCCATGCAGAGTTCAGGAGAACTTCAACTGGATTTTCTGATGTTGAGCTCAGCCGGCACGGAGAGAGACGACAGCAGATCTTAAACCTATTCAAAACCTCAACAGCACTGGGGGGGGACATCTGTGCTGCAGTCAAGAGCACT GACTGGACGCGTTTCCGTGTGGAGCAGCTGGAGGCTCGGCTCCTCTCCCTGGACTCCCTGTGCGGGTCCTGGCTAAGTGAAGCAGCACAGCGTGAAGAGGAGCTGCACAGAGATCAGCTGACACACCTGCTGCAGGACAGCATTAACCAG CTTTGGGACTCTTTTAAGGAGCTGAAAAAATGCTTCAGCAACACCAGGTTTAACTACCTAAAAAGGAACAACAGAACCAGGAACCTGAAGGTTGTCAGGAACCAGTTGCAGCAGGTGGAGGTGTATGGAGAGAAGCTGCAG GCTATCAGAAAACGGGTGCATGGGGTGGAGGCTCAAATGTCCTTGCAGGTGAAGGACGGGGGCATGGCCCAGCAGCTGGAGGACACCATCAACGAGCTCCGGAAACAAATGGGAGAGTTGGAGCGTAGCTTGTGTGAACACCAAAAAACTCTCGACATGACCAGCAGGCTGCACCAAGCCATGCAGGAG TATCAGTTCTGGTGTGAGGAGGCGAACTCCACCATAACTCGTGTGGTGAAGTTTTCCACTGAGTGTCGCAGCCCCAAAGCCATCTCCACCCTCCACTGCCAGCTTGAGAAGTTCGTGTGGCCGACAGTTCCTGAGCAGGAGGAGAGGATCAGCCAGATCACAGAACTCGCAGAAAAACTGTATG GGGTGGAAGAAGGGCAACGCTACGTggagaaaacaatgaaaaagcaCTGTGAGATTGTGGCCTCCATCAGAGAGCTGAGCAGGCAGTTGGTGGAGCTGGAGGCCAAGTTGAAG ATGGATGAAGAGGAAACACAAGAAGGAGAAAGTGAGGAGCAAAtgacagaaaagagaaaacaaagggATAATCGTAGCACAGAGGAGGATGACGGAATG TCTGAGCTGAAAGAGACAGGCCACACTCCTGAAGTGACCGCTGAGGATGCTGGGAAAGAGGCCTTCTCGGGAAAGCAGACTTCAGCCAAGAGGGAAGCTTCTTTCCCACAGACTTTCCATCAGGATGGAAATGGCAG CTTCACTCAGTGCTTCAATCACAGTTCCAGCCTCTCCTGCTCTCCTGTAACCAATCGAAGGGTCAACACAGTCCACAGCCAACCACAGGCTGTCACCACTCAGCCCCAGCTCACAACCTCTGCCTCCCAGAAGACACATGAAATGGGAAAAGCTGCCACTTCCTGTGGATTAAACATCACACCAGCACAG GATTCATCAGCAGAGGTGGAACTCCAAAAAGATGCAATTACAGAGGATTGTTTTTCAAATGATGAATATGACTGTGCTTCACCTGATGACATTTCTCTGCCCCCGCTGGCGGAGACTCCTGAGTCCACCATGTTTCAGTCAGATGTTGAGGAGGCTTTGTGCATCAGCTCCCACAGTCTTCGTGTCAGTCGGGTCAGCTGCCAGGGCCAGTCAGAACAAAGCACAGCTGGAGCCGACACCGGTTCTGTCCCTCAACAAAGACACTCCAACCCCACAGAAGGTTGTTCTTCTCCCTCTGTATGTCTTCACAGCAGCACAAGCAG GTTCAAATCAGAGTCCAGTTCATTGGCCAAGAGTCCGTTTACACTTCCTGCTCCGAGACTCTTCCCCAGCACTCTTTGCACCAGCTTGACTACCAGTGAAATCAGTTCTGACATATTCTCAATGAGTAGAGAAAAATCTATTGGCAGTCCTAAACCAAGCCTAGACTTAGTTAAACCTGGATCTAGCCCTGTTTGCAGATTGAACACAGTTGATTATTCCTCAGACAGTAATGTCCCTGACATGAGGAGTGCACCACCACCAAGAGAAACCAAAAATACCCACACTTCAGAGGCTCTAAATCTGAATCTGGCCTGTCTTCAGTCTCTGAATGATCAAGACTCAGATCTGCATAAATGTAGGATCCATCCAGAAGATGCTGGGCTCAACAATTCTAATGGTACATGTCCTCAAAGCAAAACAGTAACGTGCAAAAATACCAATTTCACACAGTTTTTCAATGACCGAGAAATAATTCCCCATCAAGACTGGAAGTACACCCAAAACTCAAGAGAATCTACAGTTGAAGATGCAGATCCCACCAGAACCTCCTGTCCACAGGACCGGAATCCTTCCACAGCCGTACCCCAGTCAAGTAAAGCCGCTTTACAAATCCATCTACCTCAGTCTTATACTGGTTCCAGAAGCAGGTTGGTTCAGAAGGTTCTACCTTTACAAAATGAAGTGTCCTCAGACTGCACTCCCAGAACCAAGAGTTGCACCACAGCTACCACTGTCATCAAGCACTCTGTCAAGGGCCAGCCAAGTATTGAAGAGATTTTCAAGTTAAACAAATCCTTGAACCACAGCATCAGAGAAACCCAGATGGGCAACGTCCACAGTTCTCCAGAGGCAGAGTGTGTCAGCAGCAGTAAAACACTCAGTATGGAGCAGAGCCTCCAGACAGTCTGTTCCCTCAATGAGTCCAAGAGCACCTGCCAGACTCAGCCCTGTGTGCATGGTCCCAGCATGAATCACAGCGGTTCTGTCAAGCCCACTGCTCCACTTCAGCCCGAGGCTCAAACCCAGGCTTTGTCCCAGCAGGTTAACCCGCATGTCTCACGTCCTGCTCCACCTCATCCACTAACTCCTCACCAAGACCCTGACATTTGCCTTCCTATCGCCGTCCGCGAGGAGATCAGACTTACGCCTCAGATCAAGGGGCCTCCCCATCCTCCTGGCTCCCCTTGCTTCACCAGACCTTTGTCTCAAACCGCTATGGTAGAGGGCTCTCCAGTGATGCTAGAGGTGGAGGTGATGGGACACCAAGACCCCATGCTCACCTG GTTTAAGGAGCAAGAGGCGCCACCACCAGGTGATCGAGGCAAACCCCTTCTGTTACTCTTTGAGGCAacgcagggagctggtggcctgCTTGATGTCCAGCAGGACTCGAAGCAGCCACATGGTGTTGAGAAGCGGCTGCTGGATCCTTTTGATGTCACATTGGACTGGCACACCGGGTTTGGGATTCTTTGTGTTCTGCTGTGGTTGTTCTACCTGATCCTACTCTGA